TATCAGTGCCGTATACTGACTGGCTGTCAGTGCTACATACCGGCTGGCTATCAGCACTGCATACTGGCTGGCTGTCAGTGCTATATACTGGCTGGCTATCAGTGCCGTATACTGACTGGCTGTCAGTGCTACATACCGGCTGGCTATCAGCACTGCATACTGGCTGGCTGTCAGTGCTACATACTGACTGGCTGTCAACACTGCATATAGGCTGGCTGTCAGTGCTATAGGTCTCCTGCAGGACACATCCCACATCTCCACTTCCTTTCATTCATCTCCCTCGCTACCCACCTCCATCTTCACTCACCTTTTGTAACCAACACTTCCCTCCCCTTCAGCTCATCTTCCATCCCTCTTCCGCTTCTCCCTCACTCCCTATCATTTCTCTTGTGTCTTTCTATCTGTACATACCTGAGAAACATTCCCTTCACTCACATTTGCTGTAGCCCTGTTGCAATAATCAACACAGGCTCAGTACTTTGGGCAGTCATGAGCCTGCTGAGTATGTAGGTTTAGATCTCCTGAGAACATGGTGAGCTGTCCTGCACACTTACAGCGGATGGTGACTTTGGCTGTGGCCTCGCTGGAGCCGTGCTTATTGGTGACCACACACTTGTATGTGCCAGCATCTGCCGTCCGTGACTGGCCAATCAGTAGGCTACTGTCACGTATCTCTGCTCTCCTTGGGAGGCTGCCCCCCACCTTGGACCAATGGAAACGCAGGGGGGTGGTTCCGTGGGCCAGGCACTGCAGGTGGATGGGGTCACCAGCCCGCACACGCAGCTGTTCAGGCAAGCAGGTTGTATATGGGGGCGCTGTTTGGGAATATAGGGGGGGTAGCGGATTAGTTTGGGGAACTAGGAAGATTGAAAAAATTTCATACGTCTGGTTGCTCCCAGTTTGGCTCTGAAGCGTCACTTACAATTTCTACAAACTGTCTTCTTGGTTCTAGAgtagtggttctcaaactttttaaaCTGTGTACCAATTTTAGGCTCTCCACGTACCAATATTATGACTGACATCATAaaagtatgcattttatattcTGCTCTGAGCTCCGTATACCACAAGTGGTACTAATAGTTTGAGAAGCACTGTTCTATAGCATCTATTATACCTAAAATATCTAGACACTGTCATCTTGGCTGCGGAGCATCACTCAGTCCTAAAATATCTAGACACTGTCATCTTGGCTGCGGAGCATCACTCAGTCCTAAAATATCTACACACTGTCATCTTGGCTGCGGAGCATCACTCAGTCCTAAAATATCTACACACTGTCATCTTGGCTGTGGACCATCACTCAGTCCTAAAATATCTACACACTGTCATCTTGGCTGCGGAGCATCACTCAGTCCTAAAATATCTACACACTGTCATCTTGGCTGCGGACCATCACTCAGTCCTAAAATATCTACACACTGTCATCTTGGCTGCGGAGCAACACTCAGTCCTAAAATATCTACACACTGACATCTTGGCTGCGGAGCATCACTCAGTCCTAAAATATCTACACACTGTCATCTTGGCTGCGGAGCATCACTCAGTCCTAAAATATCTACACACTGTCATCTTGGCTGCGGACCATCACTCAGTCCTAAAATATCTACACACTGTCATCTTGGCTGCGGAGCATCACTCAGTCCTAAAATATCTACACACTGTCATCTTGGCTGCGGACCATCACTCAGTCCTAAAATATCTACACACTGTCATCTTGGCTGCGGAGCAACACTCAGTCCTAAAATATCTACACACTGACATCTTGGCTGCGGAGCATCACTCAGTCCTAAAATATCTACACACTGTCATCTTGGCTGCGGAGCATCACTCAGTCCTAAAATATCTACACACTGTTATCTTGGCTGCGGAGCATCACTCAGTCCTAAAATATCTACACACTTGTCACCTTGGCTGCGGAGCATCACTCAGTCCTAAAATATCTGCAAACTGTCATCTTGGCTGCGGAGCATCACTCAGTCCTAAAATATCTGCAAACTGCCATCTTGGCTGCGGAGCATCACTCAGTCCTAAAATATCTACACACTGTTATCTTGGCTGCGGAGCATCACTCAGTCCTAAAATATCTACACACTGTCATCTTGGATGCGGAGCATCACTCAGTCCTAAAATATCTGCAAACTGCCATCTTGGCTGCGGAGCATGACTCAGTCCTAATATATCTGCAAACTGTCATCTTGGCTGCGGAGCATCACTCAGTCCTAATATATCTGCAAACTGTCATCTTGGATGCGGAGCATCACTCAGTCCTAATATATCTGCAAACTGTCATCTTGGCTGCGGAGCATCACTCAGTCCTAAAATATCTACACACTGTCATTTTGGCTGCGGAGCATCACTCAGTCCTAAAATATCTGCACACTGTCATCTTGGATGCGGAGCATCACTCAGTCCTAATATATCTGCACACTGTCATCTTGGCTGCGGAGCATCACTCAGTCCTAAAATATCTACACACTGACATCTTGGCTGCGGAGCATCACTCAGTCCTAAAATATCTACACACTGTCATCTTGGCTGCGGAGCATCACTCAGTCCTAATATATCTGCAAACTGTCATCTTGGATGCGGAGCATGACTCAGTCCTAATATATCTGCAAACTGTCATCTTGGCTGCGGAGCATCACTCAGTCCTAATATATCTGCAAACTGTCATCTTGGATGCGGAGCATCACTCAGTCCTAATATATCTGCAAACTGTCATCTTGGCTGCGGAGCATCACTCAGTCCTAAAATATCTACACACTGTCATCTTGGCTGCGGAGCATCACTCAGTCCTAAAATATCTACACACTGTCATCTTGACTGCGGAGCATCACTCAGTCCTAAAATATCTACACACTGTCATCTTGGCTGCGGAGCATCACTCAGTCCTAATATATCTGCAAACTGTCATCTTGGCTGCGGAGCATCACTCAGTCCTAAAATATCTACACACTGTCATCTTGGCTGCGGAGCATCACTCAGTCCTAAAATATCTACACACTGTCATCTTGGCTGCGGAGCATCACTCAGTCCTAAAATATCTACACACTGTCATCTTGGCTGCGGAGCATACTCAGTCCTAAAATATCTACACACTGTCATCTTGGCTGCGGAGCATCACTCAGTTCTAATATATCTACACACTGTCATCTTGGCTGCGGAGCATCACTCAGTCCTAAAATATCTACACACTGTCATCTTGGCTGCGGAGCATCACTCTCGCCGCATGTCTCTGCTAGTAGCCTTGTGGGTGCGTCACTCACTTTCCACCTCCATCTGGGCTGTGGCTTCCACAAAGCCGGCAGCATTGGTGGCGTTGCAGATGTACTGGCCTGAGTCCTGGCGGCCCACGTTCTGCAGAACCAGGGTCCGCCCCTGTACCTTATGCAGCCAGGGCAGAGGGGCACGCAACTTGGACCAGGAGATGGTGGGTGTCGGGGAGCCTGGAGCAGGATGTTAGTTATCAAATGCAAGATCTACATCATAACTCTTAAGGTTGCTATTATTCCCACCATATTAAGGCACCATGCGtgatatgtatgtgtgtgtgcatgttatttgcatgttttgtgtgtgtatatgtgggtttggggggcgggggggggggggggagtagttACCACTGACGTGGCAGTGGAATGTTACGCTCTTCCCCTCTACCGCCACCAACTCAGCTGGAACCACAGATGCCACAGGGGGTGTGGCTTCAGAAGCCCCGCCCTCAACACTCAGCTCCACCCTGGCTTCTGAAGATCCCTCACTGCTCTGGGCCCGGCACAAGTACACGCCAGTGTCTTCTAGGCGTGCAGACGCCACCTGGGACAAGAGAGGTGGTGCTTAGTCAGCTGGTGCCAGAGGATCATTCGGGGTGGCTGGCATCACATTGCTGAGCTTGCTGATTGGCCCATGACAGACTACCTGCATCACCACAGGGGTGTCCGTCATAGCAGAGCTGCTCAGGACTGTCTCATCGTCGTGGTTCAGGCGGAACCAGCTGACAGATGGGCGGGGTCTCCCCGAGGCCTGGCATTCCAGGTTCACGGCTTCACCCACCATTACTCTAACCGCCCCCCCAGGGGTCACCCGGACCTTGGGAGGATCTGTGAGCATCAGGGAAGAGGCAAAAATCAGGCTGCCTCGCGAGTGAGATGGGCAGTCCCATAGGAAAAAGAAATGGCATGGTTCATGTAAGGCTATCAAGCATCTTTTACATTTCAGTTATATATGACAACACCTGATGTTTTTAACAGGTTCAAGTCAGTGCTTTATGTTGTGTGATTATGGCCACattcatacaaaaaaaatcacacttaaCGTTTAAGGGACTCAAGGGAAAAGCCTATAGGAGAAATATAAAACTTTTACATGAATTTTACCATATGTGATTATATATGTTTTAAGTAGCAAATAGATGTTTATTGCTTGTTGTTTGTTAATAAAAGTTTACATagcttatacagtatattattcTAATATATGTAGATCATGTATCTCTTCACATTCAGTTGGTTTAATTAGACATGAGAAAATTCAATGACATTAACTTCTCAGAAAACAAAGTGAATGCTTCAACTGAAAAAGAATGTTTCCTTTTCAAAATTCTCATTCTAGAAACACGGTCCATGATTCACTTCAGTTCAAATAATTATCAATAAAATCTAACTGTGTGtaatgggtaacactttacttcaaGCAGTCtacatgtaaccgtcataagaatgacatgacacatgtcatgcacattaatgacacattattgatgtttatgaaCATCCACAGCAGCTTTACCCTGAATTACTCCTGCAGAACATAACTAGCTAAATATGAGTTTGATatgacaacagcagcagcaaaatAATGAATGTTACTACTACTGAGGTAGTATGGTGGTACGTGCAAGAACATTTATTATCAATGTAAATATCCCTACAAATGATGTCCAGCCTTTAAATCGATCATCGAAATGACCGTTGAACAGCACAAGGCAATAAAGTCAACAGTGAAGGTGAACGCTGTAGCCCAAGATACTTCTGGCAATTCAGCCTGTAGCCTGGAAACTTGTAAGAAAATACCCTGCAGCATCAGAAACTTGTAAACTAGAATCTGGTAGCTTGTGTCCTTTGTAGGGATGAATCCTTCAGTGTTTGACACTTATAATTGTGCATTCTGTGGCTTTTTCAACGAGACACTAACTTTCTTATTGTCACTACTAAGAAAGCCATTACCCTCCAAAGCGACTGGACATCACCACAGTTCGTTTTACAGACTAGACATCACTAAGCAAGCCATTAccctccaaagagactggacACCACCACAGTTCGTTTTACAGACTAGACATCACTAAGCAAGCCATTACCCTCCACAGCAACTGGATGTTACCGTGATCTGTTTTACAGACTAGACATCATAAAGCAAGCCATTACTGTCTGTTTTACAGATTAACCAGGACTAAACAGGCCATCGGTTGATCTTGAGTGCCGGTACTTACGCTTCACGGTGAGCGATGCTGTGCTATGTGTCTTGCCTGCGGAATTGGTGGCTATGCAGCGATAGGGGCCCTGGTTGCTGGGACGAGCATTAGTGATGGTAAGGACAGAACCGCCTGGCCCAATTTTTACATTGTCTGCAATATGAAAAGT
This Paramormyrops kingsleyae isolate MSU_618 unplaced genomic scaffold, PKINGS_0.4 ups136, whole genome shotgun sequence DNA region includes the following protein-coding sequences:
- the LOC140587032 gene encoding basement membrane-specific heparan sulfate proteoglycan core protein-like; protein product: MAIYIAVILLSVLLSAAGQQAPAVSIEPHSDTIRQGESTSFRCQVLGGSQPVRLEWKRTNNQPLPDNVKIGPGGSVLTITNARPSNQGPYRCIATNSAGKTHSTASLTVKHPPKVRVTPGGAVRVMVGEAVNLECQASGRPRPSVSWFRLNHDDETVLSSSAMTDTPVVMQVASARLEDTGVYLCRAQSSEGSSEARVELSVEGGASEATPPVASVVPAELVAVEGKSVTFHCHVSGSPTPTISWSKLRAPLPWLHKVQGRTLVLQNVGRQDSGQYICNATNAAGFVEATAQMEVETPPYTTCLPEQLRVRAGDPIHLQCLAHGTTPLRFHWSKVGGSLPRRAEIRDSSLLIGQSRTADAGTYKCVVTNKHGSSEATAKVTIR